The sequence TCCGGATCGGCGGATTCGACCAGATCTGATCGAACGTCACCGCTGCCGGAACCGCATCCGGCGGAGCGACCCGGACCCGGCCCGCCGCGCCGACCCGCGCGGCGTTGGCCGTGGTCAGCTCCCGAGCCCGCTCGTTGACGTCGACGGCCCAGACGGTGGCCGACGGCACCGAGGTGGCGAGCACACAGGTAATCGGTCCGAAGCCGCAGCCGAGGTCGAGCAGGTGACCGGTGCTGTCCGGTGCCGGGAGCTCGGCCTTGCGCAGCAGCACCGCCGTCCCCGGGTCGAGACGCCCGGCGGAGAAGACACCACCGGCGGAGGCCAGGGTGTAGTCGCGTCCCGCCGCGGAGAACACCACCTCCCGGGGTTGGGCGGCAGTCGCCGGTTCAGCGGTGAAGTAGTGGTCGCCGGTCACACAGCCGATTCTCGCACCGGCCCCGCCAGCGCCCCGCCTCAGGCCTGCGGCGGCACCCGCAACCGGCGGGTCAGGGTAGCCCGGCGGGCATACTCGGACGGGTCATCCGGGTAGCCCACCGCGACCAGGGTCAAGCCGTGCGCCGGAGCGACGTTCACCTCGCTGGCGCGCTCCCGACGGGTGAGCAGACCGGCCGGCCAGTCGGCTGGGCGGCGGCCGTCCCCGACGGCCAGCATCGCACCGACCAGACTGCGGACCATCGCCTGGCAGAAGGCGTCGG comes from Salinispora tropica CNB-440 and encodes:
- a CDS encoding class I SAM-dependent methyltransferase, with amino-acid sequence MTGDHYFTAEPATAAQPREVVFSAAGRDYTLASAGGVFSAGRLDPGTAVLLRKAELPAPDSTGHLLDLGCGFGPITCVLATSVPSATVWAVDVNERARELTTANAARVGAAGRVRVAPPDAVPAAVTFDQIWSNPPIRIGKNELHQLLLRWLPRLAPGGVAWLVVARHLGGDSLHRWLSERGWQVARPASQKGYRVLRVTR